A window of Chryseobacterium sp. IHB B 17019 genomic DNA:
TCTGCTGCGTTACTTGGATAAGCGATTTTAATTCCTTTAATATTAGCTAAAATGCTTTCAACACTTCCGCTATGGTAAGGACCGCCACCTCCGTAAGCACCAATTGGAACACGGATGATATTGCTAACAGGGAATTTACCCTGACTTAGGTAACTAGATTTTGAAATTTCAGTAATTAACTGATTGATTCCCGGATAAATATAATCTGCAAACTGTACTTCAACAATAGGTTTTAAGCCAACAGCACTCATACCCGTTGTAGAACCAATAATATAAGCCTCCTGAATCGCTGTATTGAAAACTCTCTTGCTCCCGAATTTCTTTCCTAAAGTCACCGTTTCACGGAAAACTCCACCAATTCTTTCTCCAACATCCTGTCCGTACAATAATGCTTCGGGATGTTTCCACATGATTTCCTGAATGGCATGGATTGCGGCGTCAACCATTACAATTTTTTCACCACCTTCCGGCTCGCGGGTTCCCACTTCTTCCGTAATCGGAGTCGGTACGAAAATGTGCTGCATTACCGTTTCAGGCTTTGGATCTTCTGCTTTTTGAGCTCTTTCGAATGCTTCTTCAGCTTCTAATCTTGCCTTTTTCGTGATTTGTTTTAATAATTCTTCGTCAGCTCCGGATTCAAGCAATTGTTTTCTAAGAATTTCTCCCGGATCTTTTGCTCTATGTTTTGTTAAATCTTCCTCATCTCTATAGAATTCTCTTCTTACGCCGGAAGTATGATGACCAATTAAAACTGTTTTTGCACAGACAACTAAAGGTTTTCTTTCGGTTCGTACAAAATCGACAGCTTTTTTCATGACTTCAAAGCTTTCAACGAAATCAGTTCCGTCTACTCTCATTCGGCTTAAACCAACAAATCCGGCTACAAAATCGTAAGCATCGCAGGTCCTGGCTTCTTCCTTAGTTACGGAAATTCCCCATTCGTTATCCTGAACAAGGAAAATGATAGGAAGCTGGTGTAAAGCTGCAAACTGAAGGGCTTCACTCACTTCACCTTCCGTCACGGAATTGTCTCCGAGGCTGCAAACAACAACAGGGTTGTTTTCAAATTGCTGAAGATTAAAATCCTGAATATATTTTATTCCCTGTGCAACACCAGTGGTTGGAATGGTCTGCATTCCCGTTGCGGAACTTTGATGAATGATTTTTGGTTTGTTTTCATCCCTGCTCGAAGGGTGGGAGTAATAAGATCTACCTCCTGAAAAAGGATCGTCAGCTTTTGCCAATAGCTGCAACATTAATTGATAAGGCTCGAAACCTATCCCTAAAAGAATGCTTTCGTCTCTGTAATAAGGAGAAACCCAGTCTTCTTTTTTTAGCTGATAAGCCGTTGCCAACTGAATTGCTTCATGACCTCTTGAAGTACTATGAACGTATTTGGTAACATTTCTGTTTTCTTCGTAAATGTCTGCCATTGCTTTTGCAAGCATCATATGGTTGTAAGCCTTAAGCAAGATATCCTGAGAAACTTTCTCGTGAAGTGTATTTTCCATAGAAAGCAAAGATAAGCAAAAAAACAAAATGCTAACAACTGTTAGCATTTTGTAATTATTTATTTAAATTATCTATTATTCTTTGATCACTTTTTTAGTAATAACATCTTTATCAGTTCTTACCTCAATGATGTAAATTCCTTTTACATAAGATGATAAGTCTAATGAAGTTTCATCAGAATTAATGATTCCGTTCTGTAATTTCTTACCGGACAGGTCATAAACAGCAAAAGACGATTTTTTTGGAGCTTTCAATACTTTTACCATATCTTTTGTAATTGTTGGGGCAATCGTAATTCCACTTAGGTCTACTGCTTCATTTGTTCCTAAAACATGCTGAATAAGCCCCGTAACAATAATACTGTAATTTTGAGGAGCATTTGCACCTGCATTATTTTTAAGAGTTCCCTTATTTGAAACTTCAATTCTGTAGCTTCTTCCGAGAAGTGGCGCATCAATGACAACCTGTTCTACATTATCAACTGTATTGTCTCCTTTTGTAGCTGGTGCCATCGGTGCATTGGCATTCAGTTTCCAAGGATAATAAATGGTATTGTCGGTAGTGTCAATAATTCTTACATCCAAATCATTAACAAGTCTGGAAGTTCTATTGTTGTAGGCATCATTCCATGTTGTGCCTGAAGGGATAACAAACTCCGGATCAATCCAGGAAATGGTAACTTTAAGAGGCTCAGTCCCACCTATAACAGTCTTTTGGTTTACCGTGCCGCTAATCAGGGTTTCATCATTAAATATAATGGAAGTGGCGTATTTCATTAGCAATAATTCTGCCCCTTTTTTAGCATTTATATATCCCCAGCCGTTCCATGGATCAGGGCCTACTGTTCCTGCTTCGGATGCGGAGTGTATCATCAATGCTTTTGCAGATGCGGCATTAAGTTCAAAAGTTGGAAACAATTGTTTGTACATCTGCATCCAAAGCCCTATAATACCGGTAACTATTGGAGCAGAAAATGAAGTTCCACTGCCTATATCCGCTCCTTGACTTCCTGTGGTATTTTGTACTGTGGATGCGTGTGCCACATCAGTTCCTGTAGTAATGATATCAGGTTTAATACCGCCGTCATCTCTTGGTCCTGCACTACTGTAGCTGGATTTTATTACATCGGAAGCTGATGTATATCTATTATCTGCAGTAGTGAGAATATCTGATGCTCCCACAACAATGATGTTTTTAGCAAGTGATCCTGTTCCAATACAGTCATATCCTTGGGCACAGTTATTTTGTGGTACTACATCTGTGGCAGCGAATTGTACAGCATTACCACTACTGTTCTCATAGTATTTTGGAATTGTATTTCCTGTTGGGCCCATTCCATAGGAATTTCCGGCAGATTTTACAATTACGTAGGAAGGGTTGTTGTATACTATATTATCATAATTCTGATCATTTGTAAAGTATGTTCCCTGTAAGTCAAAGGTTGTGTTTGGACTTGTAAAATCCCCATACCAGAGCCATCCATCTATATCTGTACTGTAGTTCCATCCTGGATTGGTTCCGTAAGAATGGTTTGATATTTTAGGTTGTGCAATTAAAATCTTTTGAAAAACACTGCTGGTTGTCGAGTTTCCGGACAGTGTTGTTGTAGCAAAACTATAATTATCAAAGATAGCATTCTGGGCAATTCCTCTAAAATTTACTGCACGTGTGGTTCCGTTCTGAAGAGTGAAAGTGAAAGGAAAATCCTTTGCACCGATAAAACTGGTTACAGCAGTGGCATGTGCACTGTAATTCATCGTGGATGCCTCTTTGTTACTCACTCTGTTTGGAGCATTGTTGAAAAGTACATGACCCTCGAAAGCTCTTCCTCCGTCAAAAATTGTATACTTAATATTTTCACCATTAAAAGGGCCCATTTGCCCACTACCATTCTGCAAAAAATCAGCATTAGAATTTTTTATTTGATCTAAATCATTGGCTTCATAAAAGTACGGCTTTCCACCCGGAGTAAAGCCAGCCAAATTAGCTCTCTGTTCTTCAATTTCTTTTAAAACTTCGGGTGTCTTTGAGTATCCATATTTTTTGGCAATATAAGCATCAAATTTTGCGAAATTTTCTTTATTTTGTTTCTCAAAAGCTTGGTTTAACTTGTCATTATTTTGGGCACTAAATAAATTTATCGCCAAAGTACTTACCAAGAGTATACTTTTCCTCATAAATTAAATTTTTAATACTAATACTGACAAATATATATCTGTAAACAATTATTTGCGAATAATATAGGTTAAAAGTTTATTTTTTGTATCAATTAGCTAATATTGAAGTTTTACTATGAAAAATTTTTATTTTTATTATAAATTTGGTTTATAATTTTCTTATTTGTTGAATGGTATCAATAGACAGAATTGTTTAATTGCTATAAGATTGAATTCGAAAAAATGGAGTAACTTTACATTTTCTTTTTAAATTAAAAGCTAGAAAAATTACATGTATTTAGTTTTTGACACAGAAACCACAGGTTTACCAAAGAATTTCAACGCTCCGCTTTCAGATTCAGACAACTGGCCAAGAATGGTTCAGATTGCATGGCAACTGCATGACGACGACGGAACTTTAATTGAAAATCAGGATTATATTATAAAACCGGAAGGGTACGACATTCCCTTCAATGCCGCGAGAATTCACGGGATCACTACAAAAATCGCTAATGAAGAAGGACGAGATCTGCAGGAAGTTTTAGAAGAATTTGCAACAGTTTTAGAAAAAGTAAGAGTGGTTTCCGGACACAATGTTGAGTTTGATTACAACATTGTCGGAGCCGAGTTTTACCGGAAAAATATCAAAGACAGCCTTCAGGAAAAGCCGAGAGCGGATACCATGATTCTGGGTACAAATTACTGTCAGCTCGGAGGCGGAAAAAACGGAAGATACAAATCTCCGAAACTGGAAGAACTTTACGAAAAATTATACGGAAATAAGTTTGATGAAGCCCACAATGCTGCAGCGGACGTAAATGCAACCGCCCAGGTTTTCTTTGAAATGATGAGAATCGGAGTAATTCCGTCTGAAGTGTTGAAAATTTCAGAAGATCAACTTACTTATTTCAAAACGCTTTATCCGGACCCGATCAAGCCCTTCAATATTGTTATCAGAAGGCAGGTTGCGGATTTTCATAACAAGAAAAAGCAACAGGATTTTGGAAGTATTGACGAGATTGATCTTGGAAAGTATTTCAACTTCGACAATCACAGTGTATTTTCAACTTTATCGGCAACTTCCAGCATTAATGATTTAATTAAAAAAGCTTCGGATGATAATTTCCCAGCCGTCGGAATGGTGGATTTGGGGAATATGATGGGTGCTTTCAAATTCGTTTCTGCAGTGGAAGGAGCGAATGGTGACAGAGCTAAAAAGCATAAAGAATATTTAGCCAAAAAGCAGGAAGCAGAAGAGAAAGGAGAAGAGTTCAATGAAGAAGAACCTGTTTCCGAACCGTTGATTCCCGTTGTAGGATGTGAGTTTTATATTTCAGACCGTTACGAGCAAAAACAGTTTACCAAAGATGATCCGGACAGAAGAACGCAGGTTGTTTTGCTGGCCAAAGATTTTAACGGATATAAAAATTTAGCCAAACTTTCGAGTATTGGATTTTTAAAAGGATTCTATTTCGGAGTTCCGAGGATTAGCCGCGATCTTATTGCTCAATATAAAGAAGGCGTGATTGCTTTAACATCAGGAATTAATGGAGATATTCCCGATGCGATTTTAAATACCGGTGAACAAAAAGGGGAGGAGCTTTTCAGGTGGTGGAAAGAAACTTTTCAGGAGGATTTTTATGTTCAGATTCAAAATCACAAATTACCCGAAGAAGAGCATTTAAATGATGTTTTATTACATTTTGCCGATAAATATAACGTTAAAATTTTAGCTCAGAACGAAACTTATTACACCAATAAAGAAGATGCTAATATTCAGGATATTGTAAGCTGTATTAAAGATGGTGAAAAGCTATCGACTCCGGTTGGGAAAGGTTTTGGAAAGAGAAGAGGTCTTTCAACGGGAGAGTATTATATTAAAAATTCTGAGGAAATAAAAGAGGCTTTTCTAGCTTATCCGGATGCTTTTGAAGCGTACGAAGAGTTTTTTGCTAAATTTAAACCTTACACCTTAAAAAGAGACGTTCTCCTTCCGAAATTCGACATTCCGACGGAATTTATTCACGCTGAAGATGAGGTTGATGGTGGAAAGCGTGGTGAGATGGCGTATTTGACGTATTTAACGTATGAAGGAGCCAAAAAACGCTACGTAGAAACCGGAATTACCGATGAAATAAAGGAACGTCTTGATTTCGAGCTTGAAGTTATTGCCAATACAGGGTATCCCGGTTACTTTTTGATTGTACAGGATTTCTGTAACGAAGCCCGAAACATGGGAGTTTGGGTTGGTCCTGGAAGGGGTTCTGCTGCAGGTTCAGCAGTGGCTTACTGTATCGGAATTACCAATGTAGATCCTATTAAGTACGATCTCCTTTTTGAGAGATTCCTGAATCCGGAAAGGGTTTCCATGCCCGATATTGATATCGATTTTGACGATGAAGGACGGGATAGAGTTATCAAATGGGTTATCGATAAATACGGCCAAAATCAGGTGGCACAGATCATTACTTATTCGGTTCTGGGTGGAAAATCTGCCATTAAAGATGCCGGAAGGGTTCTTGATCTCCCGATTCCCGACACTAATAATATTGCAAAGCTTATTCCTTCCACACCCGGGATGAACATTGCAAAAGCTTTAACAAAATATGATAAATTAAGGCCGGAAGAGCAAATGCTTGTCGATGAGATGAGGTTTGTTCTCGATAGCCCGGGAGATCCGCGTCACGATGTTTTGGCGAGTGCCAGAAAAATGGAAGGTTGTATCAGAAATACAGGAATCCATGCTTGTGGAGTTATTATCACGCCGGAAGATGTGAGTAATCTGGTTCCGGTGACGATTGCCGCGAAAGATGCTGATATTTTGGTGTCTCAGTTTGATAACTCGGTGGCGGAAAGTGCGGGTCTTTTGAAGATGGACTTTCTGGGTCTCAGGACTTTAACGATTATTAAAGATGCTTTAAAATTAGTAAAAGCAAGACATGATGTTGATATCAACCCGGATGAGATTCCGCTTGATGATAACAAGACGTATCAGTTATTTAAAGAAGGAAGAACGGTAGGGATTTTCCAGTATGAAAGTCCCGGGATGCAAAAATACATGAGAGAGCTTAAGCCAACGGTTTTTGCCGATCTTATTGCCATGAATGCCTTGTACCGTCCGGGTCCGATAAAATATATTCCGAATTTTATTAACAGAAAACACGGAATTGAAGAAATTGTTTACGATTTACCGGAAACGGAAGAATATTTAAAGGAAACCTACGGAATTACCGTATACCAGGAGCAGGTAATGCTTTTATCCCAAAAATTGGCCAACTTTACAAAAGGTGAAGCCGATACGCTGAGAAAAGCGATGGGTAAAAAGCAGATCGATGTTCTGAATAAAATGTACCCAAAATTCATTGAAGGCGGAAGAAAAAATAATCTTAATGAAGAAAGATTAGAGAAAATCTGGAACGACTGGAAAGCGTTTGCAGAATATGCTTTCAATAAATCTCACTCAACCTGTTATGCGTTAATTGCCTATCAGACCGCATTTCTGAAGGCGAATTATCCGGCGGAATACATGGCAAGTGTGATGAGTAATAACATCAACAATACGGATTCCATCACCATGTTCATGGAGGATTGTAAGAGTATTGGTGTTGATGTTTTGGGTCCTGATGTGAATGAATCTCAATATAAATTCTCCGTAAACGAAAAAGGCCAGATCCGTTTTGGTTTGGGAGCGATTAAAGGAATCGGGGAAGGGCCGAGTGAAGCGATTACGAGGGAAAGAGCCAATGGCAGATTCAAAAATATTTATGACTTTTTTGAGAGGATTCCACCTTCTCAGATGAATAAAAGAGTAGCGGAAAGTTTAGTGTTGGCGGGGGCTTTTGATGAACTGGACAGTTTCCACAGAGGTCAGTATTTTGATATTGATATGGCGGGAAGAACCAATCTTGAAAGGTTGATCCGATACGGACAAAGCTTCCAGGAAAGCAAAAATGAGATGGAAAACTCCCTTTTTGCAGATTTTGCGGAGGAAGTTCAGATCGAGCAGCCAAAATTAGCACCTTGCCCGGAATGGCCGAACATGCATAAGCTTAATAAAGAGAAGGAAATCATCGGGTTCTATCTTTCTGCGCATCCGTTGGATGAATTTAAATTTCAGTTCCAGTTTATACAGGGTCAGCTTTCTAAAAAAGCAGTTTTGGAGAAGGAAGAAGAGGTGAAACTGGTGGTAGATGAAGCTCCGATTTTGGAGGCTGATGTTATTGAAGATGTTGCAGATCTTGTAGAAATAATTTCCGATGAATTGCTGACCGGCGAAGAAGAGATTATAGAAGAAGTCACGAAAAAAGCAGAGCCGAAAGGAGTTTTTCAGTTTTTAAATTTAGATGAAGTGGATGCTTATAAAGAGCAGGCTTTTGCCAATAAGCAGGAAGAATTATTTGAAGAAAAGAAAAAAGACTGGAAAACCATACAGAAAGAAAGAGAAAACGGCGGTGGCGGAAAAGAATATACCGTTGCAGGTTTGATCACTGAATATCGTGTTCAGGATGGCTTCAGAAGCGGAGAAAAGGTGGCTTTTGTGACGCTTGAAGACTATTCGGGATCATATTCTTTCAGGTTGGGTGACAGAGATTATATGAAATTGAAGGAGAAGCTTGAGGTTCAAAGATTTGTTATTTTTAAAATCAAATTTGCTCAGGTAAAGGATGGCCGGGTTTTCGTAAACGTAAATGACGTTATTGAGCTTCAGGAAGCATTTGAAAGGTTTGCGAAAAGTATTTCCTTAGTAATGGATGTGATGGATTTCAGGCCTGAGGACCTTACTTTTTTCAGGAATGTTCTGGAGAAAAACCAGGGAAATCAGAAGTTGAAGTTTTATATAAAAAATATTGCTGATGATTCCAGGGTTGAACATCTGGAGGTACAGTCGATGAAGCATTCTGTGAATCTGAATGGAGATCTGATTAAAGAAATTCAGTTGCTTAACAAATATGAGTTTTATTTGAATTAAGAAAATTTTTCGCTTAAATAGAATATAAAAGTGGCTTATTTTAAGTCACTTTTTATTTTGAATAAATTTAAATTATAATAAACTTAAAAATTGTTAATAAGTTTTTGCGAGAATTTTAAAGGGAGAAAAATGTGGTAGGTAAAAGTGGAGTTATTTTGTAATGCATTGACTTTTAATTGTTTAAAAATTGTCAAATATTTGTGATTTATATAAATAAATTTAATTTGTTGCTTTTAATTATTAATCAAACGTTTATTTTGTTGATATATTATTAGTTAAATTAACGTTTTTGTATATTTTATTTAATAATTTTTATAAATTTACCACGTGAAATTCAATATTCCTTATTTATGAAAAAACTAAATTTACTCTTTTTATTTTTGACATGTATGTTGGCTTGTCAATTGTATCAGGGACAGGCTTATCCGGTGGCAACGTGCTCATCGAATGTAGACAACATGACCTACTCAGTGATGAGAAGCAATACAATAGCAAATGAAAAACAAAGAATGGCTTTCATTATTCCTGCTTCTCAATTAAGTGATATCGCAAATGGCACGATCACTTCAACCTATTTTAAAAGAGCAACAGCTTCAGGTAGTTTAAATGCAGATACTACTTTTAAAATTTATTTAAAAAATACTTCTGCTACGGATTTTGGTTCTACCGCACCGGACTGGGCTACGGAAATAGGATCTGCAACTTTGGTGTATGACTCCAATCCTCAGACTGCGGTAGGAAGTACCTCTGGCTTTAAGCAGTTCCAGCATGCTACGAATTTTGTGTATACGGCAGGAAGCAATCTGGCTGTTTATACAGAGTATGTTCAGACTACGGCTCAGGCATCTTCCATTTTCTGGCAGTATGAATATAGCGGCCCTTGTATAAATTCTTCTAATAGCAATACGACAAAATATTTAGGTACAACAGGTACTTTCGGGGCTACGCTTACTTCTTCAAATTACAGAAGACCGGTGATTGGATTTGATGCAACTGTACCACCGCCAACAACGCCGCCTTCGTGTACAACGATTTCAGCGCCGGCGAATGCTGCGACAGGAGTTTCTTTGACACCAACAATTACTTGGGCTGCAACACCTATTACCTCAAGCTATGTCATCAATATGGGGACAACACCAGGTGGAACTAATATCCTGAACGGTGTGGATGTGGGAAATGTAACTTCTTATGCAATTCCTGCCGCGACACCTCTTACTTATTCCACGCAATATTATGTAACGGTAACTCCTAAAAATGTTGTCGGAATGGCAACAGGCTGTACGGAAAATACATTTACGACATTATCAATGCCTTGTCCTAGTGTAAGTTCACCAAGTGCATCGGCTACAGGAGTTTCTACAATTCCTACAATTGTCTGGGGTGCTGTTACGGGAGCTACGGGATACAAATTGACGGTAGGTACTACTTCGGGAGGTACAGATTTGCTAAATAATGTTGATTTGGGTAATGTTACTTCTTACGCATTCTCTGCACCTTTAAATATTTCTACAACTTATTATTATAAAGTTACAGCTTATAACGCTTCTACAAACTCAACAGGATGTACGGTAAGATCATTTACGACGACTTCTGTGCCTCCTCCTGCGAATGACAACTGTGCGGGAGCTGTGACACTGACAGTTAATCCTGATTTAGCGTGCGGAGTTACAACTTCTGCTAATACTTTAGGAGCTTCTTTATCAATGGCTGCGACACCTTGTAACGGAAACCCTGATGATGATGTTTGGTTCAAATTTGTGGCGACAAACACTGCACATACAGTGACATTATCAAATATTGTTTCTACGGGATCAACTACTGCTTCAGATATGTATTTTCAGGTATTGAGCGGAGCATGTGGTTCTCAGACGAGCTTATTGTGTTCAGATCCAAACACAAATATTGTAGGAGGACTGACACCTGGAGAAACTTATTATGTAAGAGTTTACACATATTCCGGTGCGGGATATAATACAAGCTTTAATATCTGTATCGGAACTCCACCACCGCCACCTGTAAATGACTCTTGTTCAGGAGCTATACCTTTGACGGTTGGAGGAGCATTTGCTACCAATGCAATTACTACAACTAACGTAGGAGCTGTAACGGATGGAACAACTTCTTGTCAGACAAACAGAGGAGACAACGTTTGGTATTCTGTAGTGGTGCCGGCAAGTGGAAGTATTACTATTGAAACACAGGGGGTTACGGGTTCTGGATTACTGGATACAATACTTTCCGTTCACTCAGGAACTTGTGGTTCGCTTACAAGTATTGCTTGTGATGATGACAATGGAGTAGGTAATTACTCTTTGGTTACCCTTACGGGTCAGACTCCGGGTACTACCTTATATGTAAGTGTATGGAGATATACGGGAAGTGCAGGAGGAACCAGCACAACAGGACAGTTTATGGTATCTGCTTATGATGCTTCTCTTTTAGCGACAAACGAAGTGAATAACTCTAAAAATGCTATCAAGGCATATCCAAATCCATTCTCAGATGTATTGAACATTTCAGATGTGGCTGATGTGAAAAATATTTTGGTAACTGATATTTCAGGAAGATTGGTGAAAACTATTTCAAATCCTGCTTCGGCTCTTCATTTGGGAGATTTAAAACAAGGAATGTATCTTGTGACTTTAGAAATGAAAGATGGTTCTAAACAAACGATAAAAACAATTAAAAAGTAATTTTTTAATATTTGATGTAATAATAGCGGCTGATTTTTCAGTCGCTATTTTTTTTGTAATATTTTCTACTAAAAAGGATATTTATTGATTATTTTTTTATGTTAAACTGAATAAAACCAATTTATAAGATGTTTTTATATAATCTTTAATTAGTTGATAATTAAATACTTAATTACGATAATTGAATTATTATTTATGTATAAAAATTAAATATTTGTTTAATTTTAAGAAATTAATTGTTGTTAAAGTTTAGTTACTATTAATTATTTATGAATTTTTAACATTTTTGATTGAAATTATTTATACATTTATCACCCTAATTTTATTTAACTAAGCATGAAAAAATTTCTACTCGCGTGCATGGTAGCTCTCGGAATGGGAGCATCAGCACAAATATCCTACACCTACGGTTGGGATACTACAGGCATGGGATCTTGGACAACAAGTGGTTCGGGTTCTTTCAGCAACTCTGCGACTACACCATGTAACGGTGCCGGAAGTGCAAGAGCCAATAATTATTATGCAGGATCTTCCTATCTGGTTTCACCGGCACTTACGGGAACCAACGGCGGAGATCTTACGGTTGGCTTTTCATATAAAGTAACTCAGTTTTCCAGTAATACTACAGGCGCTACTTCGGCGGATTTCGGATTGATTAATTTACAATGGTCAACTTCCAGTTCAGGTCCTTGGACTACTGCGTATACTATTGACAGTAATTCACATGTTGTTTCGGCATCTTGTGCTACAAAATCGGCTGTAATTTCAGGAGTGCCTTCTTCGGGAGATGTTTATTTGAGATTTGAAGCTAAATCAGCATTAAGCACTTCGGACAATTATGTTTATTTTGATGATGTAACGGTTTCTCAGGGTGCGGCTCCAACTTGTCTGCCTCCAACAAACCCTGTTGCATCTAATATTACTTTGACAACGGCTGATGTTTCATGGACGGCCCCGACTTCGGTACCGGGTTCAGGATATGAATATTACCTGTCAACTTCAAGTACCAACCCTACGGCTGCGACTCCTGCAACAGGAACGTCAGCTTCAACAACTAAAAGCCTTGGAAGCTTAGCTCAGAATACGGTTTATTATATTTGGGTAAGATCCGTTTGTACTACTGTTGACAAAAGCGCATGGTCACAGGCCGGATCTTTTGTTACGGGATATTGTGTGCCTACCGGGGGAAGCAGTTCTACTTCCTATTATTTGAAGACAATCAGCACGACGGGGGCTTTGTCTAATTTAATGTATACCGCAAATTCATATTCGGCTTATGTAAATAATTCTTCTACAATATTGTCAAGTTTTCCGGGAGGATCTTTCAATTATTCTTTGGCAAATTCTACAAGCTCAACATGCTATTTCTATATCTGGGTAGACTGGAATAACGATCTTGATTTTAATGATGCAGGAGAAGAAGTATTGGCAACAACTACGTATGCGGCAACTAACACAGGAACGATGACTATTCCTGCCGGTCAGGCTCTGGGTTCTTACAGAGTAAGGGTAGGGGAATCGGAATCAGGTGCGGTGACGAACTGCGGTCCTGCTCCTTATGGCAATTATGTGGATTTCACACTTAATGTTGTGGCTCCTCCTTCATGTGTTGCACCTACTGCAGTTACTGTATCAAATGCTACTACAACGCAGGCGGAAGCTTCATGGATGGCTCCGGCAACCGTTCCTGCAAATGGTTACGAGCTTTACTACAGTACAAGTGCTACTGCACCAACAGCTACAACAACACCTAGCTATACCAATATTACCGGGACTTCAAAAGTAATGACAGCTCTTGCGCCTTCTACTTCATATTATGTGTGGGTGAGATCAAAATGCAGTGGTACGGATCAAAGTGCTTGGGCGGGACCGTATCTATTCTCGACGGCCGTTACAAATGATAACTGTAGCACGCCTGTTGCTTTAACGGTAGGATCTACTTTTGATTCTAATGCGATTACAGGAACAAACAGCGGTTCAACAACGGATGAAACTCCATTGTCTTGCCAGACAAATGCTAATAATAACGTTTGGTATTCTGTAGTAGTGCCTGCATCAGGTAATCTTACAATTGAGACGAAAGGGGTTGCAGGTTCAGGATATTCGGATTCGGTGATCAATGCATTTACAGGATCTTGTGGTGCTCTTACAGGAGCAGGATGTGATGACGACAACGGGGATGCAAACTTCTCAAAACTTGTTTTAACAGGCTTGACTCCGGGATCAACATTATTGATCAGTGTATGGAGATGGAGCAACAGCTCTGTGGTAGACGGTCAGTTCCAGGTTTCAGCTTATGATGCTTCTATTCTGGCTACAAATGAGGTGAAGGATTCTAAAAATAATATTAAAGTATATCCAAACCCATTCTCAGATATATTAAATATTTCTGATGCTGCTAATGTGAAGAATGTTTTAGTAACAGATTTCTCAGGAAGAATGGTAAAAACTATTCCGAATCCGGGATCT
This region includes:
- the dnaE gene encoding DNA polymerase III subunit alpha, with the protein product MYLVFDTETTGLPKNFNAPLSDSDNWPRMVQIAWQLHDDDGTLIENQDYIIKPEGYDIPFNAARIHGITTKIANEEGRDLQEVLEEFATVLEKVRVVSGHNVEFDYNIVGAEFYRKNIKDSLQEKPRADTMILGTNYCQLGGGKNGRYKSPKLEELYEKLYGNKFDEAHNAAADVNATAQVFFEMMRIGVIPSEVLKISEDQLTYFKTLYPDPIKPFNIVIRRQVADFHNKKKQQDFGSIDEIDLGKYFNFDNHSVFSTLSATSSINDLIKKASDDNFPAVGMVDLGNMMGAFKFVSAVEGANGDRAKKHKEYLAKKQEAEEKGEEFNEEEPVSEPLIPVVGCEFYISDRYEQKQFTKDDPDRRTQVVLLAKDFNGYKNLAKLSSIGFLKGFYFGVPRISRDLIAQYKEGVIALTSGINGDIPDAILNTGEQKGEELFRWWKETFQEDFYVQIQNHKLPEEEHLNDVLLHFADKYNVKILAQNETYYTNKEDANIQDIVSCIKDGEKLSTPVGKGFGKRRGLSTGEYYIKNSEEIKEAFLAYPDAFEAYEEFFAKFKPYTLKRDVLLPKFDIPTEFIHAEDEVDGGKRGEMAYLTYLTYEGAKKRYVETGITDEIKERLDFELEVIANTGYPGYFLIVQDFCNEARNMGVWVGPGRGSAAGSAVAYCIGITNVDPIKYDLLFERFLNPERVSMPDIDIDFDDEGRDRVIKWVIDKYGQNQVAQIITYSVLGGKSAIKDAGRVLDLPIPDTNNIAKLIPSTPGMNIAKALTKYDKLRPEEQMLVDEMRFVLDSPGDPRHDVLASARKMEGCIRNTGIHACGVIITPEDVSNLVPVTIAAKDADILVSQFDNSVAESAGLLKMDFLGLRTLTIIKDALKLVKARHDVDINPDEIPLDDNKTYQLFKEGRTVGIFQYESPGMQKYMRELKPTVFADLIAMNALYRPGPIKYIPNFINRKHGIEEIVYDLPETEEYLKETYGITVYQEQVMLLSQKLANFTKGEADTLRKAMGKKQIDVLNKMYPKFIEGGRKNNLNEERLEKIWNDWKAFAEYAFNKSHSTCYALIAYQTAFLKANYPAEYMASVMSNNINNTDSITMFMEDCKSIGVDVLGPDVNESQYKFSVNEKGQIRFGLGAIKGIGEGPSEAITRERANGRFKNIYDFFERIPPSQMNKRVAESLVLAGAFDELDSFHRGQYFDIDMAGRTNLERLIRYGQSFQESKNEMENSLFADFAEEVQIEQPKLAPCPEWPNMHKLNKEKEIIGFYLSAHPLDEFKFQFQFIQGQLSKKAVLEKEEEVKLVVDEAPILEADVIEDVADLVEIISDELLTGEEEIIEEVTKKAEPKGVFQFLNLDEVDAYKEQAFANKQEELFEEKKKDWKTIQKERENGGGGKEYTVAGLITEYRVQDGFRSGEKVAFVTLEDYSGSYSFRLGDRDYMKLKEKLEVQRFVIFKIKFAQVKDGRVFVNVNDVIELQEAFERFAKSISLVMDVMDFRPEDLTFFRNVLEKNQGNQKLKFYIKNIADDSRVEHLEVQSMKHSVNLNGDLIKEIQLLNKYEFYLN